A genome region from Thermococcus onnurineus NA1 includes the following:
- the glyS gene encoding glycine--tRNA ligase, translating into MADKYEILQDLMRRRGFAWGSFEIYGGTRGFYDYGPLGATIKRKIEQKIREAFQREGFFELETPDITPEKVFIASGHVDKFVDPLVECRKCGARFRADHLVEEALGIDTEGMSADHLTRLIREHDIKCPECGGELSDVWYFNLMFETKIGPYGDQKGYLRPETAQGIFVNFRRLNAFARNKLPFGVFQIGKAYRNEISPRQGMLRLREFTQAEAEIFFNPKETEHPHFDEVKDEVLRLYPIENQLKNLGEIEMTAEEAVKKGYIMNTFFAYYMVMVKRVLLDIGIPESAIRFRQQLPEERAHYSSDTWDVEIHSERFGWVECVGIAYRGDYDLSKHMKMSGADLTVLIHYDEPKIVKRLVVSLNMKRVGPKLKGDAKRINELIQSWDEEKLRNLVDVLERDGRITIEGYELEKDDFIIKEVEEKITGEKIVPHVLEPSFGIDRPFYLLLENSLVIEDDRTYLRLKKDMAPIEVAVLPLVAKEPLKSIAYEVFRKLQKAGFIAVYDEKDTIGRRYIRYDEIGTPYCVTIDNQTPEDGTVTIRDRDTREQVRVKIEELPEKLRELIFGE; encoded by the coding sequence ATGGCGGATAAGTACGAGATTCTTCAGGACCTCATGAGGAGGAGAGGCTTTGCCTGGGGTAGCTTTGAAATCTACGGTGGTACGAGAGGTTTTTACGATTACGGTCCTCTGGGGGCTACAATAAAGCGCAAAATAGAGCAGAAGATAAGGGAAGCCTTCCAGAGGGAGGGTTTCTTCGAGCTTGAAACCCCGGACATAACCCCCGAAAAGGTCTTCATAGCGAGCGGCCACGTTGACAAGTTCGTTGACCCGCTTGTTGAGTGTAGGAAGTGCGGCGCCAGGTTCAGGGCCGACCACCTCGTTGAGGAGGCCCTCGGCATAGACACCGAGGGTATGAGTGCCGACCATTTGACCCGGCTCATAAGGGAGCACGACATAAAATGCCCCGAGTGCGGCGGTGAGCTTTCCGATGTCTGGTACTTCAACCTCATGTTCGAGACTAAAATCGGTCCCTACGGCGACCAGAAGGGTTATCTGAGGCCTGAAACGGCCCAGGGCATTTTCGTGAACTTCAGGCGCCTAAACGCTTTCGCAAGGAACAAACTTCCCTTCGGCGTTTTCCAGATAGGCAAGGCCTACCGTAATGAGATCTCACCGAGACAGGGAATGCTCCGCCTGAGGGAGTTCACGCAGGCCGAGGCGGAGATATTCTTCAACCCGAAGGAGACTGAACATCCGCACTTCGACGAGGTCAAGGACGAGGTTCTGAGGCTCTATCCGATAGAGAACCAGCTCAAGAACCTCGGGGAAATCGAGATGACGGCTGAAGAGGCAGTCAAGAAGGGCTACATCATGAACACATTCTTCGCATACTACATGGTTATGGTCAAGCGCGTTCTCCTCGACATAGGCATTCCCGAGAGTGCCATACGCTTCCGCCAGCAGCTACCCGAGGAGAGGGCCCACTACTCCAGCGACACATGGGATGTTGAGATACACAGCGAGCGCTTTGGGTGGGTGGAGTGCGTCGGCATAGCATACCGTGGAGATTATGACCTCAGCAAGCACATGAAGATGAGCGGGGCAGATTTAACCGTCCTCATCCATTATGACGAACCAAAGATAGTCAAACGCCTGGTTGTCAGCCTCAACATGAAGCGTGTCGGACCGAAGCTCAAAGGCGACGCCAAGAGGATAAACGAGCTGATCCAGAGCTGGGACGAGGAGAAGCTCAGGAACCTGGTGGATGTGCTGGAGAGGGACGGCAGGATAACCATCGAGGGCTACGAGCTTGAGAAGGATGACTTCATAATCAAAGAAGTCGAGGAGAAGATAACTGGCGAGAAGATAGTGCCCCATGTCCTCGAGCCAAGCTTTGGTATCGACAGGCCGTTCTACCTGCTCCTCGAGAACTCTCTCGTCATAGAGGATGATAGGACATACCTCAGGCTCAAGAAGGACATGGCACCGATTGAAGTTGCCGTCCTTCCGCTCGTTGCGAAGGAACCGCTCAAGAGTATAGCCTACGAGGTGTTTAGAAAGCTCCAGAAAGCGGGCTTCATAGCGGTGTATGACGAGAAGGACACGATAGGGAGGCGCTACATCAGGTACGACGAGATTGGAACGCCCTACTGCGTCACGATAGACAACCAGACACCCGAGGATGGCACGGTAACGATCAGGGACCGCGACACGAGGGAGCAGGTCAGGGTGAAGATAGAGGAGCTCCCGGAGAAGCTGAGAGAACTGATTTTTGGGGAGTGA
- a CDS encoding LSm family protein has product MAERPLDVIHRSLDKDVLVILKKGFEFRGKLIGYDIHLNIVLAGAEMIQDGEVVKKYGKIVIRGDNVLAISPVDVGVE; this is encoded by the coding sequence ATGGCGGAAAGACCACTCGACGTTATCCACAGGTCCCTCGATAAGGACGTGCTCGTCATCCTGAAGAAGGGGTTCGAGTTCAGAGGCAAGCTCATCGGTTACGACATTCACCTGAACATCGTCCTCGCCGGTGCCGAGATGATCCAGGACGGCGAGGTCGTTAAGAAGTACGGTAAAATTGTTATCAGGGGAGACAACGTCCTGGCAATTTCCCCGGTTGATGTTGGTGTTGAGTGA
- a CDS encoding VIT1/CCC1 transporter family protein, with translation MDEMLKLAKEFYKDEYADSVLYAQLAKIEKDDEIRKEFLRLSNIESKHAKFWYDFITQHGGEVPKPSVKRLTIWSVKLLRKILGPGSVASLLEMGENSAIQKYFRYLTTYADRFTPEEMEQIKEVILDELEHEKFFYESKQRFHVENTRDLVLGMNDGLVEILGAVTGLSAVYPNNPQLVGISGLIVGVAGALSMAIGTFVSVRSQRQIKEAIRDRMEVLFRVSPEKAMEELIDKLTEGGMPEEVAKEVAKELANNSEAIMKLLIPEAEENEIRAALYTGISYLLGVAFPVTPYFLASSSLTALPFSILLAGSALAIVATIISLLSGISIRKKVAEMVATGLGAAFLSYLFGRLMEAVFHVSAL, from the coding sequence ATGGACGAGATGCTTAAACTCGCGAAGGAGTTCTACAAGGACGAGTATGCAGACTCGGTTCTCTACGCCCAGCTGGCAAAGATAGAGAAGGACGACGAAATAAGGAAGGAGTTTCTCAGGCTCTCGAACATAGAATCAAAGCACGCTAAGTTCTGGTATGATTTCATAACACAGCACGGCGGAGAAGTCCCGAAGCCAAGCGTTAAGAGGCTCACCATCTGGAGCGTCAAGCTGCTCCGGAAGATACTCGGTCCTGGCTCGGTCGCTTCCCTCCTTGAGATGGGCGAGAACAGTGCAATTCAGAAGTACTTCAGGTACCTCACGACTTACGCTGACCGCTTTACTCCCGAAGAGATGGAGCAAATAAAAGAGGTCATTCTCGACGAGCTGGAGCACGAGAAGTTCTTCTATGAGAGCAAGCAGCGCTTCCACGTCGAAAACACGCGCGACTTAGTTCTTGGCATGAACGATGGTCTCGTTGAGATCCTTGGTGCTGTAACAGGTCTCTCCGCGGTCTACCCCAACAATCCCCAGCTCGTCGGAATAAGTGGTCTCATCGTCGGCGTTGCTGGGGCACTCTCGATGGCGATAGGAACCTTTGTCTCGGTCCGTTCCCAGAGGCAGATTAAGGAGGCAATTCGGGACAGGATGGAGGTTCTCTTCCGGGTTTCTCCTGAGAAGGCCATGGAAGAGCTCATTGATAAACTCACCGAAGGCGGCATGCCCGAGGAAGTTGCCAAAGAAGTTGCCAAGGAACTCGCTAACAACAGCGAAGCCATCATGAAGCTTCTCATTCCAGAGGCAGAGGAAAACGAGATAAGGGCGGCGCTCTACACTGGAATATCCTATCTGTTAGGCGTTGCATTCCCGGTCACGCCGTACTTCCTCGCTTCAAGCTCCCTAACGGCTCTGCCGTTCTCAATACTCTTGGCCGGTTCTGCCCTGGCGATAGTGGCAACCATCATATCGCTCCTATCAGGAATCTCGATAAGGAAGAAGGTCGCCGAGATGGTTGCAACGGGTCTCGGTGCAGCGTTCCTGAGCTACCTCTTCGGAAGGCTGATGGAGGCAGTGTTCCACGTTTCGGCACTTTAA
- a CDS encoding DUF402 domain-containing protein, giving the protein MKIHLIYRRLPNRVLERYDDVVADLGDVIVAKSRFEGMLVPLRVNGVEVIKNGYTMVYFAFVGENYDILKVYDENGKFKGLYIDVLAYTKREGNTIEMLDLFLDIFVFPGGEAFLLDEDELEMALNYGLIDRETFDFAYRIAREILEKLKRGEFPPKMVWEYRLEGRE; this is encoded by the coding sequence ATGAAGATCCACCTCATCTACCGTCGCCTTCCGAACAGGGTTCTTGAGAGGTATGATGATGTCGTGGCTGACTTAGGGGACGTCATCGTGGCCAAATCCCGCTTTGAGGGTATGCTCGTTCCTCTCAGGGTGAACGGCGTTGAGGTCATCAAGAACGGCTACACGATGGTCTACTTCGCCTTCGTTGGTGAGAACTACGACATCCTGAAGGTCTATGACGAAAACGGTAAGTTCAAAGGCCTCTACATCGACGTTCTGGCCTACACGAAGCGCGAAGGGAACACGATAGAGATGCTTGACCTGTTTCTCGACATCTTTGTCTTTCCCGGTGGCGAGGCCTTTCTTCTCGACGAGGACGAGCTTGAGATGGCCCTCAACTACGGCCTGATTGACAGGGAGACCTTCGACTTCGCCTACCGCATCGCGAGGGAGATACTCGAAAAGCTTAAGCGTGGTGAGTTTCCACCGAAAATGGTCTGGGAGTACAGGCTGGAGGGTCGGGAATGA
- a CDS encoding aromatic amino acid transport family protein, giving the protein MVMKKLTLAEASAILIGTQIGAGVLGLPYALKNAGFAGIAIIVAVGILTLLTALFVLELAVQRGGTLTSLARETLGKAGGWLMLASISVLSYGALIAYIAGSGDILSSLLGIDRSICAIFFWMIMSGIVLMGLKASGEAELMFNFLLLGALAVAVALMLPRVNVENMATVDTSALVSGIGVAIFAYVSHMVVPEMYKGLESVEKTKKAVLIGYLVPMAFYALFVFAFVGALGGNTPQLATSALEDYYGGLGKVLGLILPLAAISTSYIGIGFAQMDNLREAFKLDKRSAWLLTVVPPLLIYFAGLKSFVSALWLAGTFGGLLYAGILPVAMYVKTKKVCPPKCVRIPHGVAYFVGAIFFLVFIYSVVSLV; this is encoded by the coding sequence ATGGTCATGAAAAAGCTCACGCTGGCAGAGGCAAGTGCTATACTCATTGGGACTCAAATCGGGGCGGGTGTTCTGGGCTTGCCGTACGCGCTTAAGAATGCGGGCTTTGCCGGAATAGCAATTATCGTCGCCGTTGGCATTCTCACACTCCTCACAGCCCTTTTCGTGCTTGAGCTGGCCGTCCAGAGGGGAGGAACGCTTACTTCACTTGCGCGAGAGACGCTTGGGAAGGCGGGCGGCTGGCTGATGCTCGCGAGCATATCCGTTCTCAGCTATGGAGCTCTCATAGCCTACATCGCTGGAAGCGGTGACATACTATCCTCTCTGCTTGGAATTGACAGATCCATCTGCGCTATATTTTTCTGGATGATTATGAGCGGGATCGTGCTCATGGGCCTCAAAGCATCGGGCGAGGCAGAGCTGATGTTCAACTTCCTCCTGCTTGGTGCGCTGGCAGTTGCAGTGGCTTTGATGCTGCCGAGGGTGAACGTTGAGAACATGGCAACGGTAGATACCTCCGCCCTGGTCTCCGGGATAGGTGTCGCCATCTTTGCCTACGTAAGTCACATGGTTGTTCCCGAGATGTATAAGGGGCTCGAAAGCGTGGAGAAGACCAAAAAGGCCGTCCTCATAGGTTATCTTGTACCGATGGCATTCTACGCTCTCTTTGTCTTTGCCTTCGTTGGTGCGCTAGGAGGGAACACCCCTCAGCTGGCCACGTCGGCTCTCGAAGACTACTATGGTGGCTTAGGCAAGGTGCTCGGTCTTATCCTTCCGCTCGCGGCCATAAGCACGAGCTACATCGGCATAGGCTTCGCCCAGATGGACAACCTTCGCGAGGCCTTCAAGCTTGACAAGAGAAGTGCATGGCTCCTGACGGTGGTTCCGCCCCTGCTGATATACTTTGCCGGTCTGAAGAGCTTCGTCAGCGCCCTCTGGCTCGCTGGAACATTCGGCGGCCTTCTCTACGCGGGAATCCTGCCGGTGGCGATGTACGTCAAAACGAAGAAGGTCTGCCCGCCGAAGTGTGTGAGGATTCCACACGGCGTTGCTTACTTTGTTGGAGCGATTTTCTTCCTAGTTTTCATATATTCAGTGGTGTCACTGGTCTGA
- a CDS encoding 50S ribosomal protein L37e: MGSGTAPKGRRNHTPTHIKCRRCGKRSYNIKKGYCASCGFGRSRRMRKYSWSHKWKKKRNLL; encoded by the coding sequence ATGGGAAGCGGAACCGCGCCGAAGGGCAGGAGAAACCATACTCCCACTCACATCAAGTGCCGCAGATGCGGTAAGAGGTCATACAACATAAAGAAAGGCTACTGCGCCTCGTGCGGCTTCGGCAGGAGCAGGCGCATGAGGAAGTACAGCTGGTCCCACAAGTGGAAGAAGAAGAGGAACCTCCTCTGA
- a CDS encoding DUF167 domain-containing protein yields the protein MKFIRETKDGAVILLYVQPKAKKNEIEGVDEWRGRLKVKIKAPPVEGKANKEVVRFFSKMLGTEVEIIRGGTSREKDLLVKGFSSKEVLKKLGL from the coding sequence ATGAAGTTCATCAGGGAAACCAAGGACGGCGCTGTAATCCTGCTTTACGTCCAGCCAAAGGCGAAGAAGAACGAGATTGAAGGCGTTGATGAGTGGCGTGGTAGGCTTAAAGTCAAAATCAAAGCCCCACCAGTGGAAGGAAAGGCGAATAAAGAAGTAGTCAGGTTCTTCTCCAAGATGCTTGGGACTGAGGTCGAAATAATTCGGGGTGGAACTTCTCGTGAGAAAGATCTCCTGGTTAAGGGTTTTTCCAGCAAAGAAGTCCTTAAAAAACTTGGACTCTAA
- a CDS encoding MATE family efflux transporter — MMLNEDQRRLWKLAWPAIMGNISQTLLNLVDMMMVGQLGALALAAVGLGGQVSWFMMPIMAAVATGTLALVARFVGARNAENATLALEQSIYLSFLLGIPVMLFGWFFGDDILRIMGASDNVVELGYEYIKVLFAFYPIRFAGFTAFSALRGAGDTKTPMKLGILMNIVNAILDYLLIFGEFGFPKLGPVGAAWASGIGITTSFLIGLYLLWSGKLVLRFRPSWSFHVEMARRILRIGIPTMVERGLFSFYNFLYMSIVTRFGTIALAAHQVGLRVESIAYMPAFGFNVATAALVGQSLGEGKPDKAEKTVYEAIKMVSLFMTTMAVILIVFPRYLVMPFISTSDPNYEEVLRLAAIYLIIVGISEIPLGWLFVLGGALRGAGDTRSPMYITAVSKLLFRIVPAYLLGFGFTIGSFHFEGLGVIAAWIAMSLETFTTAALFWLVFKRGKWKYVKV, encoded by the coding sequence ATGATGTTGAATGAGGATCAGCGAAGGCTATGGAAGCTTGCCTGGCCGGCCATCATGGGCAACATATCCCAGACCCTCCTCAACTTAGTTGACATGATGATGGTCGGCCAGCTCGGGGCGCTTGCCCTGGCCGCAGTTGGCCTCGGTGGACAGGTCAGCTGGTTCATGATGCCGATTATGGCAGCGGTTGCGACAGGAACTCTTGCCCTTGTAGCGCGTTTCGTTGGGGCAAGGAACGCAGAGAACGCGACTTTAGCTCTGGAGCAGAGTATTTACCTGTCTTTTCTCCTTGGAATCCCCGTGATGCTCTTCGGCTGGTTCTTCGGCGATGACATACTCAGGATAATGGGCGCGAGCGATAATGTCGTTGAGCTCGGCTACGAGTACATAAAGGTGCTCTTTGCCTTCTACCCCATAAGGTTCGCGGGATTCACGGCATTTTCGGCTCTGAGGGGTGCTGGCGACACAAAAACGCCTATGAAGCTTGGAATACTCATGAACATTGTCAACGCGATCCTCGATTACCTGCTCATCTTCGGAGAGTTCGGTTTTCCAAAGCTCGGTCCGGTCGGAGCGGCGTGGGCTTCCGGAATCGGCATAACGACGTCTTTCCTCATCGGGCTCTACCTCCTCTGGAGCGGAAAACTGGTGCTCCGGTTCAGGCCTAGCTGGTCGTTCCATGTAGAAATGGCAAGGAGAATCCTCCGCATAGGCATCCCCACGATGGTGGAGCGTGGCCTATTCAGCTTCTACAACTTCCTCTACATGAGCATAGTGACGCGCTTTGGAACCATCGCTTTGGCCGCACACCAGGTCGGCCTTAGGGTGGAGAGCATAGCCTACATGCCAGCCTTTGGCTTCAACGTGGCCACGGCCGCTTTAGTTGGCCAGAGTCTCGGTGAAGGAAAACCAGATAAAGCTGAAAAGACCGTCTACGAGGCAATTAAGATGGTCAGCCTCTTCATGACGACGATGGCGGTAATCCTCATAGTCTTCCCGCGCTATCTGGTTATGCCCTTCATAAGCACGAGCGACCCGAACTACGAGGAAGTCCTCCGCCTCGCGGCAATATATCTAATAATCGTCGGTATAAGCGAGATACCCCTTGGCTGGCTCTTCGTCCTCGGAGGTGCCCTGAGGGGAGCGGGAGACACCAGGAGTCCTATGTACATAACCGCGGTGAGCAAGCTGCTCTTCAGGATAGTCCCAGCCTATCTGCTCGGTTTTGGCTTCACAATAGGTTCGTTCCACTTTGAAGGCCTCGGCGTTATAGCGGCGTGGATAGCCATGAGCCTTGAGACCTTCACAACAGCGGCACTCTTCTGGTTGGTGTTCAAGCGTGGAAAGTGGAAGTACGTGAAGGTGTGA